In the genome of Thermovirga sp., the window CGGGGATGTGCTTCACAGCCGAGTGGCCAGGAGCAATGTAATCGCCTTCAGCCGGATGGGCGTCAGGGTTGTTCTGTCCGGTCCCCCGACGCTCATGCCGAAGGTCCCGGAAGCTCTCGGTGCCACCTTCACCATGGACCCCGGGGAAGCCGTCAGGGATGCCGACATAGTCTACCTGTTGAGGATACAGCGGGAGAGAGAGGCCGAAGGGATGTTCCCCTCCCTGGATGAGTATCATCAGTTCTTCGGCGTTGACAGCAGGCTTCTGGAATACGCTCCACCCGAAGCCCTTGTTATGCACCCGGGACCGATAAACAGGCGCGTCGAGATTGCGAGTGAGGTAGCCGATGGGCCGCAGAGCATGATCCTGGGGCAGGTCCGTAGCGGCGTCGCACTTAGGATGGCTCTCCTTTTCGTCTGCCTCGGAGGTGTAAGACAATGAGAATACTGCTGGGTAACGCAATGCTATTCGACGGTGCCCGGTTTCTCCCGGGTACGATGGATACCGTAATCGAAAACGGTATCATTGCCGCCATCGGGAAAATCGACCGAAGCGGCAAGTTTGACGTTGTACACGATCTTACCGGGAAGGTCCTTTGCCCCGGTTTCATCGACCTGCATTGCCACCTCAGGGATCCCGGCCAGGAGTGGAGAGAGGACCTGGACTCAGGAGCCAAGGCGGGGGCCGCGGGAGGTTTTACCACCCTTGTATGCATGCCCAATACCGATCCTCCCCTGGATACTCCAGCCCTCGTAAGGTACATCCTGGAAAAGAGTGAAAAGTGTTGCGGTTCAAGAATCCTTCCTGCAGGCTGTGTAAGCAAGGAGAGAAAGGGAAAGACCCTGGCCGAGATGGGCAAGATGGCCAGGGCAGGAGCCGTAATCTTTACCGATGATGGCAGCCCCGTCAGCGACACTGGGCTCTTCAGGCTCGCCCTGCAATACAGCACCTGGCTTGGGACCAGGATAATGGAGCACCCCGAGGAAATTAGCCTCACGGCTGGAGCTCAGGTCAACGAGGGGATTTGTTCCACCTTCCTGGGACTCAAGGGATGGCCCTCTTCCGCCGAGGCGTCGGATATTTCCAGGGGTTGCTCCCTTAGCAGGGATACCGGGGCACCGGTGCACTTCACCCATGTCAGTGCCGAGGATTCCATCCTCGTCCTGAGAGAGGGGAAAGCCTCGGGATTGCCGGTCACCTGCGATGTTACCCCTCATCATCTTTGCCTTACTGAGGAAGAGATACTGGCTGCCGGGGCGGATAGCGTTTACAAGGTCAACCCCCCGCTCAGATCGAGCAGGGACAGGGATGCTCTCTGGGAAGCCCTGTCAGATGGAACGGTTGACGCTATTGCTACGGACCATGCACCTTATCATATGGACGAAAAGGACCTGCCCTTTCAGGAAGCCTCCTTTGGGATAGCTTCCCTGGAGTGCGCCGTGGCAGCTGTGCTCAGCGAATGGGCGAGGAGAGGAAAGCCCTGTCCCCTCGAAAGGATGCTTAGCCTCTTCACCTCCGGGCCCGCGGGCATCCTTCCGATAGAATGGAAGGATGCGGGAAAGATAGGAGGAGGCCTTTCCGCCAATCTAACTGTTCTTGATCTCGATCTCGAACGCGTTGTCCATGTGGAGGAATGGAAGAGCAAAGCAAGGCTGAGCCCATGGAATGGAAGGCGCCTAAGGGGGTGGCCGACCATGACTTTTGTAAATGGTCGAATGGTTCACTCTTACGAAGGTCCGATTGAAGAGGTTGATTGAATGGGAAGGTTCAGCGATGG includes:
- a CDS encoding dihydroorotase, which translates into the protein MRILLGNAMLFDGARFLPGTMDTVIENGIIAAIGKIDRSGKFDVVHDLTGKVLCPGFIDLHCHLRDPGQEWREDLDSGAKAGAAGGFTTLVCMPNTDPPLDTPALVRYILEKSEKCCGSRILPAGCVSKERKGKTLAEMGKMARAGAVIFTDDGSPVSDTGLFRLALQYSTWLGTRIMEHPEEISLTAGAQVNEGICSTFLGLKGWPSSAEASDISRGCSLSRDTGAPVHFTHVSAEDSILVLREGKASGLPVTCDVTPHHLCLTEEEILAAGADSVYKVNPPLRSSRDRDALWEALSDGTVDAIATDHAPYHMDEKDLPFQEASFGIASLECAVAAVLSEWARRGKPCPLERMLSLFTSGPAGILPIEWKDAGKIGGGLSANLTVLDLDLERVVHVEEWKSKARLSPWNGRRLRGWPTMTFVNGRMVHSYEGPIEEVD